The Branchiostoma lanceolatum isolate klBraLanc5 chromosome 3, klBraLanc5.hap2, whole genome shotgun sequence DNA segment ttgttccatttcgttccatttcgcactttcgggggacccctgggaaggacccctactttgTAACACGTAAATGTATAGCATCCAAATTTGTTGGCATAGGTTTCccactatgacccctaaccgggggccaacggtgctttcaaatttaACGAGTGAAAatttacatgatacatgcattttctacttggaacttgaggcaAGTGATCGagaaaattgtataaagtgacataaaataaacaaaaacatagtAGTCTCcgaacttctcagttcacttggaaGGGCAACACCTTCagagtctactcttttttcaTTCAAATGTGTCAACATTTataacttgaacagaaaattacaatatcctgaatatatgctcagtAAAAACTAAAAGTATAGGTATAGAAAAGGatgaactatgacatgtatgatgttcctttttttctttctcaacttgccatttatcgtgttatgcattgcatatagaaacatagatttgtaaactatatgctttccacaaaatcacattattatataGTGTTAAGGACATGATCCTATGTTGTCCTTGGCTGTGTTGTTGCAAataatccaaataatttcaaattcaaaaattacccttgtatgtagaaaaaaacaactttacttTTAAGAGACTagattgtcaacaaatttgttgttTAAATACAGAAACCACAGGCTTgtacaatgttgccacaaactacTGGGTTCTCATGTTAAAGATGAAAGGGTGAGCTGTAGACAGTATGGCGGCAAGGACAAAAAGGGGTGGGGCTAACAGAAGCTATATTCAAAATCCTTGGAAAGCTCCGGCATTCTCTCTGTAGAGGAGGGATCTTTTAAAAAGCATTTTCATGTGATAATaatggtgactagattgcaattaaTTTTGTGTATGCACTTTACTGTTATAGAATATTCCCTTTGTTAAAATGTCATACACATTTCTGACTAAGGCAAAGGAATTTTATATGTAGATcaaaaaagttgtttccccttcttcgaggtgagctcttccatgcatGAGAAATTTTCCCAGACTGTCACTGCCCTGCGTTTTTACTGTGGCGATTATGTTGGAAGGACTAAATGTTCaggtttgtggtaggattgaattCAAACCTTTTGGTATATTTTAAAATTGATTCTACGATTTTTAAagctaagacacaatttttacgtggtgttgtttttatattggcATTGGGGAAAggctgtatctcacgtgagtagagtaatTTTACATGCGTACTTGAAACACTGTGCTCCGCtggcatctacatgtaattttttttctgatcagcgtgctttggtttacgatgtaatcagagactgtcaaagttgttaatatgaaaaatacatttcaaaacttcattgtgccgtcttattttctcctagTAACaacgtttactttgtagcgagatcgaccaaTTTGTTAGTGCCGCCAGGATTTCAGAAATGCTGAGTCATTGTAGCTGCAGAGAAATCCATGCCACTTGGTCGAAAAATAGAGAATtaggagcaaaaataccggggaaatatgagAAACTTCATTGTGCTGTCTTATTTTCTCCTAATAACaacgtttactttgtagcgagatcgaccaaTTTGTTAGTGCTGCCAGGATTTCAGAAATGCTGAGTCATTGTAGCTGCGGAGAAATCCATGCCACTTGGTCGAAAAATAGAGAATtaggagcaaaaataccggggaaatatgagAAAAAAACTTTCGATATAagggggatctctggtaagcaaagcaacaataaatctttaaaaaacaataaacgtaccgtccaaaataacgtaccgggtggattttgaggtttaaaaaaataaacgtacccgtacgtttatttgggagatgagagtaaacAACTAGGTAGTACTAAAAGGTAGTGCCTTGACATTAGTATAACGTAAGAGGGGCAAATATAGTGCTACCTTACTTCAATACAGACCTTGTGGCTTTGAAACCCAGCGTTACATTTAGTGGAATGGGTGATTACATATGTTTTGCGTCCAACCCAGGGGTGAACCTCAGCCGACACAAGAGGAGAGACATCCTGAAGACCCTGCGGAAGCTGCGACCTCGCTCCTGCGGCCTCCATCCGGAGATGTCCTGGCAGCAGCTAAAGCCACACATGTTGAAACTGCTAACTTCAGACGAAAGGAACGAACTCTTACAGGTATTCTGCATGATTTTGGGAATGAAATGTGAATGTTAGGAGGAAGGAAATACTTTTCAAtacaggtactgtaattcttgtttctttcactgtaactttatgtttgcTTTcgctgttttcactgtcacctctgtaccgtgaactatcatcaccatgaaaaaaacctGTTGCTATTATTTATGATTTGTTCACTTGCCGCCATCGTGAAgctaaagttcagtgaaaatgtccattttacttacaccgtgaaatttttctactgtgaagataaagtgaattacagtatttgtgtGTGCGAGTGTACTTTGTCCTCCACCCAAGGAAATTCTAAAaacaattgtttgtttttctttcacgaTGAACTGTTTcggacaaaatacatgtattgacttTGAACTGCCCTTTTGTTTTCCTAACCCAGGAACATGTTGAGGCGGAATGTGACACATCAGCATTTGAGGAAATCGGGAAATCTCCATGTAAGGTGACAGCCTCTAAGCTCAGGCTAACAGAGAAGGAGCCAGTTTGTAACGTGGTAGAGTCCGATGAAGACGACCTGACAGTCCTGCTTAGTGATAGTGATGAGGAGTCATGTGGTCCCATCAGTCCCATCTACAATGGAGCCAGGTATGGACTGGATTTTGCCACCCCTCCTAGGCCACCCAGAGCCAGTAGTATCGTGGACAATGTTGCCAAAGACAGTCCCTTTGTGGCAAAAGAGGAGGTGATTGTCTGCGAGGATGGTGGCAGTAGTCCATCATATAGAGCTAAGTGGAAACAGAGTGAGTGCATGGAAGAGCCAAGTGTTTCACAGGAAGGCTGGCTGGAATCAGTTGCAAATGGTGCTACCGGGACTGTGAGTATGGATAAAATGGTGGACACAGATGACTTAATGGAAAGGATAATCAAAGACCAGGAGGAGGACGTTGCATCCAGTAGGAACCCTAGCGTACTGAACAATGGTTTTGATGCAGACAGACACCAGGAGTGCTCCAGTTTGCAGGTAGAGCACAGCAAAGAGCACCCTGCAGGACAGGGTGTCAGAAAGCTGCGAAAGTCCCTCAAGCATGTGACTCTTCAAGACCTGCTGTGGAGAACAAATCCCGAGGACTTTGACTTCACCACTAATGCTGATGAGGAAACTGTTGATGTGGTATCTGTCTTACCAGCAGATAGAGCTTGTGGTGAATGGCAGCAGCCAGTGGATAAAGAAGAGCAGTCATATATGAACCTGGAATGTACAGAGACACTAGACCTTGATGGTTCTGTACAGAGTGTTCCCAGTGATGTTGTAAGATTGGACAGGATGGGGAAAATGCACCCAAAGGAAGAGGCAACTCTCAGGGGGTGGGAAGGATTTGCTCCTCTAGAGCCCTTAAAGAACTACTCCCATTCCAGTAATCAAAATGTAGAGATTGTGTCTCGTCAGTCACCAGAAAAGGGGAACCAGCAAGGAGGCTTCTTAGACTTTACTTTGTCAGGGGACATGGTGGCTGAAAACAGCAGTGCTGACTTGTTGAAAGCCAAGATGGCCAACTTAGTAGACCAAGGAGGGTCATGTGGTTCTGTTTTTTTGGTAGATCTAGAGAACTGTAGTGCCCCTGACAATACTGTAGCTGCTGCTGAATTGACGATGGCAGCACAACATGGCCCTCAGAAACCGACAGATGCTAGTGCAGAGTCACAAGGTGCCACCAATGGGAGCAACCGAAATAGAATCACTTCTaggaaaaacatttttgaagCTATTGGTACCGTCACCAATGCAGCTGAGAGACCTGACAGGGGATCTTTCCTTTTCCCCTCATCCAAAGGTGACATAGAAATGTCCAAAGCAAAGAGAAGACCCTCAAGGCAGCAAGCTCTTCAAAAAGACCCAGATGTTCCCAACAGGTCTAGAAATTTACCAAGACGGCAAGATCCTCATGACTTCATGCAGACTGTTGCACCAGTGCATAGTCTTGATCCAATGTCAAAGAACTCCTGGAACAGCAGTGCTAGTAGCCTGAGTAGCAGGGGAGACACAACCAGCAGCCACGAAGGATATGATGGTAGCAGTGAGTACAGTACCGAGACTGGAGAGGGAATGGGATCCGGACCAATCCAAAGGCCAAGCAAGCAGGAGATGATGCAGAGAGTCAGAACTTTCTGGACAGGTTTTGACTTTGGACAGAACGATGTTACTCAAGGTATGGATGGAATGGATGACCTAATCTCAAGGACGAAGAAGAAAGCTATGCAAGAGCCAGCTGAACTGAACAATAGCTCTTTGGGTAGCAGGGATAAAAGCAATGCTCCAACTCCAAAGCCATTACAATTCAACAAGCTGAGACAAATGTTGTCTGAACGTCAGACTGGTCAGGTGACATACACTGACCAAAGTGGCACCACGAGGCTGTCTGAGGAACGTacagacaaagggtcagggaCAGGAAACTCACCTCTCAAGGATCGAAGTGAGAGAACAATTGGAGTTAATACTGATGACACCCACAATACTGATTTGGCATATATGATGAGGACAGGTGATAACTTCTATTCCTCAAGTCTGTCGGATTCAGGTAGTAGGATTAGTCAAGCGACAAAAGATGGTGCTTTTGGAGAGGGAGCGAAAGGCCTACAGGAAAACATCATGAGGGAAGAGCTCTTGCGTATCCCACAGCCTTTGCtgtcaacaaagaaaagaaggaaagatATGATAGGAGTCGGGCTGATGTCTATTCAAAAGTGTGAGAGCTACAAGTGTGGTTGCTGTACGTTTCAGACCAAATATTTGGCCAACATCAAAAGACACATGATCAAACATGGTGACCATACCATGCGCTACACAAAGGACATTTCATTTTTGTGCCAGTATTGTGAGTATTCAAGAAGCACCAGAAAGGAGGTAGTAGCTCATATGTCAAGCGCTCATCAGCATGACTCGAAGATCAGTTCACTGGAACCCTGGACAACAGACCTGCCCCTTAGACATGCAGCAGCTGCCACGTTTGCTACAAAAGAAGACTTTTTCGTTGGTAAAGAACAGATCAgctatgaccaccaaattttggCAGGTAGTAGGGAAGTCTTTGTGCCTATGCCTAATCTAAATGATGCGAAGGTAAATGGAACCAAATCCAAAATCGGCACGAAGAAGAGAAAAGGAAAGCGTCCCCAGAACTTGGCAGAGATACGAAAGAAAACCTGTGCAGAGTTGGCAGCAAAGGGCATTCCACACCTACAAGACACAAATTCGTTAAGAGATAGTGGGATCAGAGAGGAGGACTCAGAAGGTAGGACAGAAGAGAGATATTGGCAGGCTGATAACCCTTCCTTGATGATGCCAATACCTTCAATAAGGGATGGTGCAGCCTCTACTGGTGAAGTGCTCACTCTAAGGCCCACAAAGCAGCTGCCCCAAACCTCTTTTGCCAATTTTGCCAGTCCGTCAATCGAAGAACACTTAACATTGCTTCTGCAACCAACAAGAGATTCTATGTTTGCCGTGCCAAGAAAGACGCCTGAGGGATCTGATCCAAAGCTGTATGGCAGTGCCAGTGCCAGTACCAATGAGATGCCCATTTTCAGTCATCATAGTTTCAGTCCACCAGTGAGGATGTCACCCATGGTGAGTCCGCCTGTAATGTTCATAGCAAGTCCACCAACCCCATTATCACCCACAGCAAATACTAGCCCACCAAAGAAGTCATCACATGTGAGTCCACCGAGGAGTAAAGATGAAAACCAGAATTTCGCAACTGTAAAGCCTGCATCAAAGAGAGCGGACAAGAAAGACTACAAAGCAACATTCTTGTATAATCTCCTCACAGACAAAGATGAAATGAAGAATGTGGCAATGAGTCAGGGAACTGACCCTTCAAACGAGAGTAGATACAGTGAGTCACAGTCAGTGGTTCCTCCTTTGTTCCAACAGGGCACAGAAGTCCCCATGATACAGACCATGCCCCCTGCATCTCTGCTGCCTCAGACTGCTTTTGCTGCTAACATTCCAAACAGCTACAACTTTGCTACCACATTTAGTCCTTGCCAGACAGGACTGCAGCCAACTATTGGATGCTACAATGTAGGTAGTTTGCCCTTGGTGGGCAGCCCTCCAGTGTATGGCAGAGATGAAGGGCTTTTTGTGCCTGCAGACAAGAAGAAACGCAGTAGGAAAGGGAAGAGTAGTAAGTCCAGGAAGCAGGGCACTTCCATTGCAAATGCTGGTACCTCGCCGACTTTCCTAAAGATTCCCCAGAAGGCACAGTACAGCCCTTTAAGCCATGTGCCTGACAGCCACGCCAGTATTCCAACATTCAGGCCCTCTTCATCACAAAACAAACCAGGCAATCGGAGGTGGACACATGACCAACATTCCCCGTATAGGAGTGGGCTGCCAGATCTAACACCGTATGGAGATCATGGTGAAACATTATGGCAGAGCCAGGCTTATTGGTGGCATTCTCCACAGTCTGGTCAAAATCCTGCTCATGCTAGAAGCAAGCCTCCCCAAACCCCACGCTCAGCAGCCTGGCCAAAGAGTCACACCGTGACCACAAATGAGGTGCAACCACTAGACCTCAGGACGACTCCGACCATCAGAAGTAGTCCTTCAGCTAACCATTATGTTGGAGCAGACAACAGTACATACGGTCCACCTTTTGGGAAATCCCAAAGACAGCCTGTAGAAAATAATGGGAAAGTGTCATCTCCCATGAAAATAGATCAGGTTTCAGTATCACTTTATGCCCAATCAGAAGGATGCCCCCCTCCAACAGAAGATGTACAGGTACAAGACAGTGAGGAAGAAGGCCAAAGTCCTGCCACAAAGCCCTTGACTGTTCCATACATTCCAATCCCTGAACACTACACTGTCTCCAAAGACATAACTGTAAAGGGTGGTAGCAGGTCAACTGTGACAAAAGGCAGTGGCTCTTATCAGACTGAAGAACCAACAAGTATGGCAGCAACCCCTGGAAAAGTAAGAGAAACGTCTTCAGCTGGCAGTGTTGAGCAGAATGAGACTACTGGAATGACCAGTGGAAATGCTGTTGAGGTTAAGAAGGTAGACTCAGTTGATAGGCAAGAAAGCAGCAACTTGACACTTCAAATGGCAGCATCACCAAATGAGACCAAAGGCATTGTTAGTGCAACCTGTAACAATGCAGGTAATGAAGTGGTGGATGGGGATTCAGGTGCATTAGAGTCACACCAGTATTCCAAGGCAACAGGACATATTGATGGTGGTCCTGAGGATGACACTAAAGAAGAGAATGTTGGCGAGCTCAATACAGGAAAGGCACCATTTGACACTGAACCAGCTCACATCCCCTTATGCTCAGAGTCAGAATCTTCAGTTTCAACAGACAAAGTGTTAGAATCCAATGACAAATTGTTTCTCTATGCAGACAACTTTTCTGATGATGATATTCCAGTAGCTGATGCCACAATAACAGCTAACAGTTGTTTGACCACAAAGGAAAGTGTAGATGCTGACAAGGCACTGAAGGCAGCCAGTGAGGTGGAAACTACTCAAACTCCTTTAACAGACAATAATCCTTCAGTTGATGATGTCATACCATCAAGTGAGGCACAGCTAACTGAAAGCCACATCAGCAATGAAACAAGTGTTACAGTGGAAGACAGAAAAACATCAGCTGATAAAGTAACAGTCCACAGGTCTTTAACAACTGAAGACTTGTCTGTTGATCATCCTGTGGTAGACACAGATCAGACTTGCAAGTCTGAATCAGATCACACGGCTGAGGATGAAGCACGGCAGACATGCAAGGCTGAACCTGAACAGACTAATGATGCTGAACCTGTAAAGACTTGCAAGATTGAACCAGACCATGCTTGCAATGGTGAATCACTACACACTTGTAAGATTGAAGTGGAACAGGCTTATGATGATGAATCACTACAGTCTTGTAAGGCTGAACCGGAACACACGTGCAACGTCAAACCAGTACACTCTTGTAAGACTGAACCAGAACACACATACAATATTGAGCCAGCACTCCCTTGCGTGGCTGAactggaaaatacatgtagttccttaGATATACAGGATGATACCGTGAGCACCATTGACCAGCCAGTTGGTGATTCCTCAACGGATTGCAAAGATGCAGCCATTGGCAACATCCAGGCAGTTGACGTTTTGAAGGGTAAATCAAGTACTTCTTCTGAGAGTGATAGTTTGTGCTCTGCCTCCTTGCCTCAGGGAAAAAGTCCTGCAACTGGGAAGCTAACAAGTTCAGAACCAGGCCCTACAGCTGTAGATTACAAGCCAAGCTTTCTTTATGCTGGACATGAACAGGATGATGTTAATAAGTCTGGGTACAGAGGTCCTATGACAAGAAAGAGAATGTCAACAGATGCAATGCAGTCCAGAAATAACTCAGCAGAGCAGAGAAAAAAGCTGAAGGTATCACAAGATGAGACAAAAGCATCAGTTGATGCAAAAGGAGACAACAAGAATAAAAGCCAGATTCCTTCCAAGGTATCTGCTACTCCACACGAAGAGGAGGAACTGTCATTACCTTCTTTACAGTCACCGGAAAGGAAGAAACCCATGAAAGGACTGGTAACGTCTACTCAAGAGAAGTTAGTAAGAACAGGAAAAGCACACAAAAGACTGCAAAAGAGAATGTCTGCTGGTAGGAAGAAAGGAGCAAGTCCAGTGTCAAACAAGACAACAGAGACAGTGGCTATAAGTGTTGATACACTCACATTCCCAAGTGAGGAGGGTCTGACATCACAGCAAAGGCAGGAGTCTGTGCCTGGCAAACAATCTGTTTGCATTAGTCCATGTGTCAAGGGATCAGAAGATACTAAAGGCACCGAGTTATTGGAGAGAGATGTTTCGAATGATCCATGTTTGACCccccaaaagaaagaaaaaacatacaaacgaTCACCAAAGCGTAGCTCTCTTGGCAAAACGCAAGTAGCAGATGTTCCTTTGCCGCCTTCAAAGCAGGAACTGAGTGCTGTTGAGCTGGTAACAGAGGAAGCTGCATCATTACAGAAGCTTGGAGCCTCATCCCCTTCAAAAACCAATTCAGAGCCATTTGAGAGCAAGGGAGATTTGCAAAGTCTAGCTGTGTTTTCACACAACAATTTAGTGCCAAATGAAAAtgcaaaaagaagtcaaaagaGGGGTAGATCCACTGGAAGAAGGGGCAGAGCAGATGTCCAGAGGTCTTATCCAAAGGAAACAACAACTGCTCTTACTAGCAAACAGCCTGGAAGTAATGCTTCTGAGGAGGATTCAAGTACGTCTGTGGACAGAAAAGACGAAGATAGCAAAGGTGAGATTTCCTCGTTGTTAGGAAATTGTGTGAGGAACTCGACAAGTCTGAAAAGCAAGACAAAACC contains these protein-coding regions:
- the LOC136430322 gene encoding serine-rich adhesin for platelets-like is translated as MADVTWYMSESAEAVAEELSRLLLSLEGRGDDEDVAEQYLDKFREIIDAHLPEGPVVGMEEGIAVIQAAVEKFVQARQNFNEGQACMQWLASSLATLCAQYVVDLNYQHLPVETKVKFVTTISMANELLQPFGHEDFLEVLLAARQPWPPVFLRILKGKASDMSEADVYLSREPSLLMEYRVRSLHGHGAVDDACTLAQYCMNHPSHGDVLFFREMFLLCLWQAGKLENIKRQVQFIECTKLYFIVQHFVAEGMLELAATVSTSYLIHQWKKGEYCCNKELVRQWCHIQHAVEDPSTTILESARTLAFKNDPKVLHLLYFAEALHKEVGKDSMPLVADLLLRAVDMDKPVTDPFFHPNATDDKTAYHHSAPTILSYMAVLLEGDYEIRCASQLTSFSISPDLDQYYVVEAVVNLPEEVQGTGVNLSRHKRRDILKTLRKLRPRSCGLHPEMSWQQLKPHMLKLLTSDERNELLQEHVEAECDTSAFEEIGKSPCKVTASKLRLTEKEPVCNVVESDEDDLTVLLSDSDEESCGPISPIYNGARYGLDFATPPRPPRASSIVDNVAKDSPFVAKEEVIVCEDGGSSPSYRAKWKQSECMEEPSVSQEGWLESVANGATGTVSMDKMVDTDDLMERIIKDQEEDVASSRNPSVLNNGFDADRHQECSSLQVEHSKEHPAGQGVRKLRKSLKHVTLQDLLWRTNPEDFDFTTNADEETVDVVSVLPADRACGEWQQPVDKEEQSYMNLECTETLDLDGSVQSVPSDVVRLDRMGKMHPKEEATLRGWEGFAPLEPLKNYSHSSNQNVEIVSRQSPEKGNQQGGFLDFTLSGDMVAENSSADLLKAKMANLVDQGGSCGSVFLVDLENCSAPDNTVAAAELTMAAQHGPQKPTDASAESQGATNGSNRNRITSRKNIFEAIGTVTNAAERPDRGSFLFPSSKGDIEMSKAKRRPSRQQALQKDPDVPNRSRNLPRRQDPHDFMQTVAPVHSLDPMSKNSWNSSASSLSSRGDTTSSHEGYDGSSEYSTETGEGMGSGPIQRPSKQEMMQRVRTFWTGFDFGQNDVTQGMDGMDDLISRTKKKAMQEPAELNNSSLGSRDKSNAPTPKPLQFNKLRQMLSERQTGQVTYTDQSGTTRLSEERTDKGSGTGNSPLKDRSERTIGVNTDDTHNTDLAYMMRTGDNFYSSSLSDSGSRISQATKDGAFGEGAKGLQENIMREELLRIPQPLLSTKKRRKDMIGVGLMSIQKCESYKCGCCTFQTKYLANIKRHMIKHGDHTMRYTKDISFLCQYCEYSRSTRKEVVAHMSSAHQHDSKISSLEPWTTDLPLRHAAAATFATKEDFFVGKEQISYDHQILAGSREVFVPMPNLNDAKVNGTKSKIGTKKRKGKRPQNLAEIRKKTCAELAAKGIPHLQDTNSLRDSGIREEDSEGRTEERYWQADNPSLMMPIPSIRDGAASTGEVLTLRPTKQLPQTSFANFASPSIEEHLTLLLQPTRDSMFAVPRKTPEGSDPKLYGSASASTNEMPIFSHHSFSPPVRMSPMVSPPVMFIASPPTPLSPTANTSPPKKSSHVSPPRSKDENQNFATVKPASKRADKKDYKATFLYNLLTDKDEMKNVAMSQGTDPSNESRYSESQSVVPPLFQQGTEVPMIQTMPPASLLPQTAFAANIPNSYNFATTFSPCQTGLQPTIGCYNVGSLPLVGSPPVYGRDEGLFVPADKKKRSRKGKSSKSRKQGTSIANAGTSPTFLKIPQKAQYSPLSHVPDSHASIPTFRPSSSQNKPGNRRWTHDQHSPYRSGLPDLTPYGDHGETLWQSQAYWWHSPQSGQNPAHARSKPPQTPRSAAWPKSHTVTTNEVQPLDLRTTPTIRSSPSANHYVGADNSTYGPPFGKSQRQPVENNGKVSSPMKIDQVSVSLYAQSEGCPPPTEDVQVQDSEEEGQSPATKPLTVPYIPIPEHYTVSKDITVKGGSRSTVTKGSGSYQTEEPTSMAATPGKVRETSSAGSVEQNETTGMTSGNAVEVKKVDSVDRQESSNLTLQMAASPNETKGIVSATCNNAGNEVVDGDSGALESHQYSKATGHIDGGPEDDTKEENVGELNTGKAPFDTEPAHIPLCSESESSVSTDKVLESNDKLFLYADNFSDDDIPVADATITANSCLTTKESVDADKALKAASEVETTQTPLTDNNPSVDDVIPSSEAQLTESHISNETSVTVEDRKTSADKVTVHRSLTTEDLSVDHPVVDTDQTCKSESDHTAEDEARQTCKAEPEQTNDAEPVKTCKIEPDHACNGESLHTCKIEVEQAYDDESLQSCKAEPEHTCNVKPVHSCKTEPEHTYNIEPALPCVAELENTCSSLDIQDDTVSTIDQPVGDSSTDCKDAAIGNIQAVDVLKGKSSTSSESDSLCSASLPQGKSPATGKLTSSEPGPTAVDYKPSFLYAGHEQDDVNKSGYRGPMTRKRMSTDAMQSRNNSAEQRKKLKVSQDETKASVDAKGDNKNKSQIPSKVSATPHEEEELSLPSLQSPERKKPMKGLVTSTQEKLVRTGKAHKRLQKRMSAGRKKGASPVSNKTTETVAISVDTLTFPSEEGLTSQQRQESVPGKQSVCISPCVKGSEDTKGTELLERDVSNDPCLTPQKKEKTYKRSPKRSSLGKTQVADVPLPPSKQELSAVELVTEEAASLQKLGASSPSKTNSEPFESKGDLQSLAVFSHNNLVPNENAKRSQKRGRSTGRRGRADVQRSYPKETTTALTSKQPGSNASEEDSSTSVDRKDEDSKGEISSLLGNCVRNSTSLKSKTKPLLPCTDEDATSEPSKSKGSSQKSWSTKQGRKEKAVKSQQKSRHVDEKKLDYFLMPSSEEKPNPGSAYEFANETSEDDALTQDKSLGRGDHKKEKAPPVQGRTVRRRVKSQRVRQNISSSAEEDTGSEVAKSDQSVSKPTTHVKSEMTKQTVKRQQKRSAGRRKVTVSKLSSPGTISTTVDDQDGKDSQEPTSPEPVSVSACCDEFSNLTDSTGAGTAALDSSPETDTSSSNTSSTLEGKKSQMKNRSNYLVIQKSGKAAEAPRRSDRKRVPTCKILGKTVVVYTKRKSDTSEGSSREESDHDSLLSFNPTNTGWTYSREDKKRYQKKSAVTEESEEKGTETIDPTSSESAELETPILKEENMNPVGDNISIECAPHTSPSKTRVAEKDTTRRRLRSRSPTITIATGETKANMVDPSLMEEVPVGPSSLTSKKTMATRRRRNRSDEDETSKVLLPEESSPPVAGGTKRKTSNKDPTSPPVDSRKVAGTVVNSASGQATVKGSKSKQHCVSIPASGKKSRNNQTSGNKKSEKKPNPSSATRSTGVKTKVVRKGKQDAAPGRKTSAGAGTGVPTRLLVTKGKVSPKGSRPKKK